A window of Pseudomonas mucidolens contains these coding sequences:
- a CDS encoding TIGR02449 family protein yields the protein MEDTDLQALMARLELLINRVEQLKSQNGLLLAQEKTWREERAHLIEKNEIARRKVESMISRLKALEQDS from the coding sequence ATGGAAGACACCGACTTGCAAGCGCTGATGGCCAGACTCGAATTGCTAATTAACCGGGTCGAGCAACTAAAGAGTCAAAACGGACTCCTATTAGCTCAGGAAAAGACCTGGCGCGAGGAACGCGCTCACCTCATTGAAAAAAACGAAATCGCCCGGCGTAAGGTCGAATCGATGATTTCGCGCCTGAAGGCCCTGGAGCAAGACTCATGA
- the pepP gene encoding Xaa-Pro aminopeptidase, whose protein sequence is MVHIPKAEYTRRRKALMAQMEPNSIAILPAAAVAIRNRDVEHVYRQDSDFQYLSGFPEPEAVIVLMPGRGHGEYVLFCRERNVERELWDGLRAGTEGAIREYGADDAFPITDIDDILPGLIEGRDRVYSAMGSNAEFDRHLMEWINVIRSKAHLGAQPPNEFVALDHLLHDMRLYKSTAEVKVMREAARISCAAHVRAMRASRAGLHEFSLEAELDYEFRRSGAKMPAYGSIVASGRNACILHYQQNDALLKDGDLVLIDAGCEIDCYASDITRTWPVNGRFSPEQKAIYEVVLASQEAAFAEIAPNKHWNQAHEATVRVITAGLVKLGLLQGDVEALIADEAYKAFYMHRAGHWLGMDVHDVGEYRVGGEWRVLEVGMALTVEPGIYIAPDNRTVAKKWRGIGVRIEDDVVVTKQGCEILTGGVPKTVAEIEALMAGAR, encoded by the coding sequence ATGGTTCATATCCCCAAGGCGGAATACACCCGCCGCCGCAAGGCGCTCATGGCGCAGATGGAACCCAACAGCATCGCGATCCTGCCCGCCGCCGCCGTGGCGATCCGTAACCGCGACGTCGAACACGTGTATCGCCAGGACAGTGATTTCCAGTACCTGAGCGGCTTTCCCGAGCCCGAAGCGGTGATTGTGCTGATGCCCGGCCGTGGCCACGGCGAATACGTGCTGTTCTGCCGCGAGCGCAATGTCGAGCGTGAACTGTGGGACGGTCTGCGCGCCGGTACCGAAGGCGCGATTCGTGAATATGGCGCTGACGATGCATTTCCCATCACCGATATCGACGACATCCTCCCCGGCCTGATCGAAGGCCGCGACCGGGTGTATTCGGCCATGGGCAGCAATGCCGAGTTCGACCGGCATCTGATGGAGTGGATCAACGTCATCCGCTCCAAGGCGCACCTCGGCGCCCAGCCGCCGAACGAATTTGTTGCCCTGGATCATCTGCTGCATGACATGCGCCTGTATAAATCCACCGCGGAAGTGAAGGTAATGCGCGAGGCCGCGCGGATTTCCTGTGCGGCTCATGTGCGGGCGATGCGGGCCAGCCGAGCCGGGTTGCATGAGTTCAGCCTGGAAGCCGAACTGGATTACGAGTTCCGCAGAAGCGGGGCGAAGATGCCGGCGTACGGCTCCATCGTTGCCTCGGGACGTAACGCATGCATCCTGCATTACCAGCAGAATGATGCGTTGCTCAAGGACGGTGACCTGGTGTTGATCGACGCCGGATGCGAAATCGATTGTTACGCCAGCGACATCACCCGCACCTGGCCGGTCAACGGCAGGTTTTCGCCGGAACAGAAAGCGATCTACGAAGTAGTACTGGCGTCTCAGGAAGCCGCTTTTGCCGAAATCGCGCCGAACAAACACTGGAACCAGGCCCATGAAGCCACGGTGCGGGTAATCACGGCAGGGTTGGTGAAACTGGGATTGTTGCAGGGCGATGTCGAGGCGTTGATCGCCGACGAAGCCTACAAGGCTTTTTACATGCACCGTGCGGGTCATTGGCTTGGCATGGATGTGCATGATGTCGGTGAATACCGGGTCGGCGGTGAATGGCGGGTACTGGAAGTCGGTATGGCCCTGACCGTGGAACCGGGAATTTACATTGCCCCGGACAACCGGACCGTGGCAAAAAAATGGCGTGGCATAGGTGTGCGCATCGAGGATGACGTGGTGGTGACCAAGCAAGGCTGTGAAATTTTGACCGGCGGCGTACCGAAGACGGTGGCCGAGATTGAAGCGTTGATGGCGGGCGCCCGATGA
- a CDS encoding YecA family protein, with protein MPIQNSPYDAFSKLLSTSGHPCSPAELHGVLLGRSCTGVGFDADNWLADVAELLETEPQENVRNALIGLQEMVKGELTGDDVTVVLLLPNEDAPLPERAAALGQWCQGFLHGFGVNAGGLDLSTDAQEVLQDLAAISQVQDALEESEDGERDYMEVMEYLRVAPLLLFTETKKPAEPAAPKPSLH; from the coding sequence ATGCCTATTCAGAATTCCCCGTACGACGCTTTTTCCAAACTGCTGAGCACCAGCGGTCATCCTTGCTCGCCCGCCGAGCTGCACGGCGTGCTGCTCGGCCGCAGTTGCACCGGTGTCGGCTTTGACGCCGACAACTGGCTCGCTGACGTCGCCGAGTTGCTGGAAACCGAGCCGCAAGAGAACGTGCGCAACGCCTTGATCGGTCTGCAAGAGATGGTCAAGGGCGAGTTGACCGGTGACGACGTCACCGTCGTTCTGCTGCTCCCCAACGAGGACGCCCCGCTGCCAGAGCGTGCCGCCGCGCTTGGCCAATGGTGCCAGGGCTTCCTGCATGGTTTTGGGGTAAACGCCGGTGGCTTGGACCTGAGCACGGATGCCCAGGAAGTGTTGCAAGACCTTGCCGCGATCTCCCAGGTACAAGATGCTCTGGAAGAGTCCGAAGACGGCGAAAGAGACTATATGGAAGTCATGGAATACCTGCGCGTCGCACCATTGCTGCTGTTCACCGAGACTAAAAAGCCTGCGGAACCCGCTGCACCCAAGCCGTCGCTGCACTAA